The following coding sequences lie in one Rhodohalobacter barkolensis genomic window:
- the tnpA gene encoding IS200/IS605 family transposase, with the protein MANTYHQIYIQTVFPVKYRKAVIDKKWRSKLCGVIGNLINEMGCNTLIVNGCEDHIHCFFALKPNISVSEVMKSVKSKSSKWVNEQALTTNRFEWQKGFGCFSYGHSQIQRVYEYIKNQEEHHKKRSFHEEYVKLLEYFDIDYNAKYLFHEPI; encoded by the coding sequence ATGGCAAATACATACCATCAAATCTATATACAAACTGTCTTTCCCGTGAAATATAGAAAAGCAGTTATAGATAAAAAATGGAGATCTAAACTGTGTGGAGTCATAGGTAATCTGATCAATGAGATGGGGTGTAACACATTAATCGTAAATGGTTGCGAGGATCATATCCACTGTTTTTTTGCTCTAAAACCAAACATATCTGTGTCAGAAGTCATGAAATCAGTTAAGTCAAAATCTTCAAAATGGGTGAATGAACAGGCTTTAACTACAAATCGATTTGAGTGGCAAAAAGGGTTTGGCTGTTTCAGCTATGGACATTCACAAATTCAACGGGTTTATGAATACATAAAAAATCAGGAAGAGCATCATAAAAAGAGAAGTTTCCACGAGGAGTATGTCAAGCTACTTGAATATTTTGATATAGACTACAATGCAAAATATCTATTCCATGAGCCTATCTGA